GCACAAACAGGCTAGTCAAAGTGCAGGTCCTTGTTATATTGTCATTTGTATAATGGAGTCTAGTTACTCTGTTGTTTATGTAAAGTGAAATTAAACTTCAAGGCAGTTAAACCTCAaactgtctctttgtgtgtagTCCTGAGCAggtataaaacattttaattgaagATGAAGAGTTAGGGATATCTTAAGGAAAGAATGGACAACGAGGACAACACCTGATCTGTCAGATTTGTGATTTCCTGTCCAGTGTAGTTCAGCACGTCCCCCACACGAAAGATGGGGCAGAAGGGATTCTTCTGAGGGTGGTAGGTGCATTTCTTGATATCATCAGACTTCATGGTGGAAGGAAAATTCCCTCTATTAgagaataattaaaaacaatgtttttctttctctcttcacatttttcatgcatttgttGTAACCATAAAGACATTTGAAGCTGTAATGTGAGAATATGTGTGTAAGCCCTCTTGTGCGTTACCCACCTGGTGACATTGAAAAGTGGAAATCGAATACTGTTTTTGATGAAGATGGTGAAGTTGTTCACATCCAGCATCGGTGTGCTGAGGAAGatgttgagaaaaaaaggaggtgtGAGGATAGCTGAGGAGGATTAAATGAGGAAAAAGTTGTTGCCTatctgtgtgtatttcttttgtgtgtgtaaatcttACACACTGACGCTGTCGTTCTCAGCAGGACACCATCCTTCAATCTCACACATGCCTTGGGAATTGTTGGAGGATTTCAGGCAATCACCTGTTATAATACCTGATGTGTAACACAGAAATAATGGATAGTTTTTTGTAGACAGACCTCAACAGTATTTTTAATAATcttctgctaaaaaaaataaaaaaaatggcagcCATCAGAGTGCAGACTGAAATTATCTCAACTCTGGAAAGGCAAGTCACTGATTGTTTTTTAAGACTGGTAAGACTCACCATTGGAGAGGATAGAACCCAAATGCTTGTTGCAGTCTTCATTTGTTTTACAACTAAACTTCTTCCCAGtctaaaacacagaaacatgagaattttcttctttttttttttgcagtaatttATGATTAAGCAAGATTGTTTTTGGATAACTATGAAACATTTCAATGGTACACAGGGTATCAGGAATCAAGCGAGTTTGCACCTCTTGAGCCATTATTACTTTGTGGTTTTGTAAAGTATGTGTTTTTGGGTCTTGAGAGCTCTGATTTGAGACTCTTTCCTGGTCAGAATAAATTATATTTAGAATGAaagatgtgttgttgtgtgatgTTATATTAAGAAATGACTGGTTATGTGGAATTTTTCTTTGATAACCAAATAGTACTTAACATTAGACAAGTAAAACAGGGTATAATGAAGtgaacaacagtttacaaaTACAGCTGAGAGAAATGCCGTCAGGTGCTCAATGAGGAATAGGTGAAACTAAAACATTAAGACTAATAAGTGATGAGTGATTTGAATGTGTCCTCACCTCTGAACATCTTCCTTGGAACTGGTTTTCGGTGATGATGATTTTGGTTATGATGCAGAACACACCTGCACCCTGAAACACATCAGGAAATACTGTAAACTGTGTACTCAAGTCTTGTGTGATAGGATACAATGGTCAAACTGGGATGGGAAAAACGATCAACTTGTAAAGTGACAGACTACTGCTGTGTACTAtacaattaattaaaaaaagaagctgtgatATAGCCAGGTTGTAGGTTGCTGTTTTGGAGCAGCGAGAATGAAATGATTtcttatggattttttttctatctaaTAAATGTTGGTATTGGAGTGGTGCTCAGAGATAATTGCAGGAACCTGATCCTGTATTTGTTCGTACTGGTATCAGATAAACTCTCTCTAAGCCTGTGACCGTAaagcctgtctgagagggaaCCTCAGAGATGATGTTATTGTTCAAGGAAATAGTTATTCAAAGCCATGTGTGTGCACCAAAAGTCAAAGGTCATACGTATGCTTGGGTGGGTTTAAACACATATTTTTACACACCTGTGGTGGGAGAACATAGTCGGCCACATCCATCACATGATTGTTTTGGTACCCAAAGCCTTTCACTTTGGTCATCACGGAGGACTCGATGCCGGTGTCAGTCACCTGATAAGCTTTCTCGTGGATGAAGACCCAGCTGCAGGACGGAGGACACATCATTTAACAGCACTTGAAGATTGgaattgttttgatttcatctCCAGATCAAATTATActctacattttatttcagagaCAGCAAATAGGTAATCAGCTACAAATCACAGAACTGAGTTATTTTTGGTTTCATTCTTTCCCTTTTTAGACATTAACATATTGTCTGATTCACAGAACTTAGAACTAGATtttccccaaaataaataaataagcagcaTTTGGGAAACCCCATTAAGGGTATTATATTCGGTTCAGATACAAATTGAGCATGGTGATGTGTCATTTCTAGTTTGGATAAGAACTCTTAAAACTGTTCTTAATATCTTTTTTAACCTTTCAACTGATTGAATATTTAGAACATCCAGAAAGTGAAATGATTCAGAAAACAGAATCAAGCAGAGTAACAGTAAGTGTTGTTCAACATCTTTTGAAACAGGCATCCAAACTACGTAGCTAGTGGGTATAGAGCAGGCACCCCATGCACAGAGTCTACAGTCCTCCATACAACTCCACATCTTCCTCTATTCTCCTTTGCCCAGGTTGCATGTTGAACTCCTGGTCCTGATCCTTTTTAGTTCATGTCACCCCtactctctctgttcctctcaaGCTCTCCTATCAAAAAACGGCAAGAAGACCAGAAAACTCTTAAATGACGTGCTATAACGTTTGTTCTccaaaaataatttgaattgCAACTATTATGCTGCTTTTTAATTCTTGatataaaataatgaaacaccCCCATGCCCCTCTGCTGAACAATGAGTACTTATACAAGTCTGAAAAACTGGACTTTAACTTTTCTTAGACTTCTCAAACAGTGACTACTACATTGCAAATATTGCTGTTGATAAATGTTCTAAATTGTAAAGTTCTGATTAAGACGTGGGATGTTGAGCACATGAGGTGAGCTTCTCACTTTGACTCTATAGTCTCTAAATCTAAAGGGAAATGGAGAATATTTGAAAATCTAACACGAGGGATATAAAACTGCAGACAAATGATCTCTTCCTGGCACTCTTTAAGGCACTCTCTTCTTAGTTCAGAGGAGTTTCTTGTTGTCTCTCGTGATTTATGGGTTCATGTACCCTAATCCAAAGACCATCTCTAAACTAACACGTGTTTGTTGGAGCCCAGAAGCACTCCTGTctttacttctttttcttttctacaaGTAGGATTAATTACAATTGCACGAGAAAATACGTTCTTCTTCAGGTAGTTGAGGGTAAAACTGGGGACACTTTGTCTGAAAATGTACActaatattgatttttttaaagaagcaatcttcttctctttcatttttatgGTGTGGCTGCAATAATCTCAGGGGAAGATTTCTCATATCCTGTGTAAGTGAATCAAAAACAATCTGCAATGCATGGCTAGAAATGAAGGTTGAGAAAGtctacatttaaatgtatttatacacAGAATACCATAGATTGGaagaaatcacaaaaaaagtaaCACTGACCCGACAAAATATGTGACGATGAGCAGTTGTACGACCCGGTTGATGATGCCCACAGTCCAGCTCTTGACCACCACAGACTTGGTTGTCTCATAGGTGAAGAAGTCAGTAATGAAGCCCCACACCATGTCTTCTTGTCAGTGCGAGTCAGGACCTCCTGAATCTGAAGAAAAGTGAAGCTCCTGTAGAGCACCTGCAGGTTCTTCCAGACAAGCCTGAAGATCAAGTGTTTGAATAAAAGCGACGCTCCTGATTCTAATGACAGTAATATTATCTAAAGCCTCACACTGGTCCTGTCTTTTACTCGTTGTATTCTGTGTTCATCTGCCTCATGGCATATTTGATTTGCCTCTGTCCTCTCCCTCACTGTCTTGGTTTCACTGGTTTATGTCATTAACTGGACCTCCCCTTCCTTTTTAATTAGCCAGGGGAATATATGGAAGTGTCTGTCCATTCCATCCCCTTTTATCTTTCTGTCCTGACCACAAATCCCCATCAGCCAAtacctcttttctctctcttcagtttAGTGTGAGTCAGATTCAATTCACATTTTCCTCAAACATCCTTTCAGTGGggtttctttcatttcttgcatgcttttttttaactccaaaCCCCAAACCTGCCCATTTCATGTAACCATAAATATAACAATATCTAAGACTGTTTAATAGCAGAAAACTAAATAAAGATGACTACTATGGTTGTGTCAtcacatgtttgtttactctttaTAAGTCACAGGGAGgctctttttaaaagttttaactATTAATGGGAAAAAGACAataatgatgttgtttttatctgttcactcgattattttaaaaagtagttTAGTTGACTGCTACATAAGCCGCCCTGTATTCGATTGTCATCTCAGATCgagctgttctttttttcaaggatattacattttaatttctttgtccaaatcaaataaaaaaccctGTTCTTTCACCGGTttagaaatacaaaaagtaCAGCTAGAGAAAGATAAAAGGGTAGAAGTAGTATTACCACAATATGCACATAAAAGTAAAACTCCTGCTTTCAAATCTTGAACATGAGAGTAAAGAGCACATGTTTTGATCATCAAAGTTGAGTTAAAGtacaaaaagcaaacattttatGAAGCCAGAATAgccattttaaaaacacacacaaaacacaattgTTTTTCTACCATGCCTTCATGTGTACTTTAAGAAGGAACTCATTTAAGTAACTTTCATAATTGCTGATTAACCTTTACATTTTCTCTAACCgtatttattaaaataaatgatcatttattaaaataaatgatcatttattgattgatCCAACATTGTAATAATTATGTGAATGCCTTAGTAAATGAAATACATGTAGTGGAGTAAGATCTACAATATTTGGCTGTTCAATCCAGTTGAGTGAAAGGGTGAATCAATAGAAAATAGAAGGCAGTACTTGTCAGAAGATTCTTTAGTGAAGATATTCTGTCCAAAAATGTGCTGCTTTTTCAAGttactgtgaggaacttttattGTGTCCATGCTGATGACCTCTAATCTCATGCTGATCATGTTCTGGATATGGGGAAGTAGAGTTTTCTCacaaaatctcatcctgcttttttttttacagtcaaatATGTAACACACCTTACAAGTCCAATGCATTCaaatgtatatactgtatattaaaaTGATCAATCACCACataatgattaaaatattaataatacatCAAACTAGCTAAGTCAACCTACTGTATATCAACAGATTTTATAGCTCTGAATAAGTCAACATTTTACTCATAGACATGTTTGCAAAACGCTCAATCTGGTTGAAAAAATGTAGAAACAGTAACATGATGATCATTTAGCTTACTAACAACCACTGACAAGTTAGTCTATCACCTGTAAAATGTCTCTCTCGGCATAAATCTGTCACAAGCAGAGGGGTTCTTATCTGAAAAGTTCTCTGAATGTAGAAAGGAGAAGAGTCCAACTTATCTTTACTTTTATGACTCCTGACAAAATTCACACAGGACCGAGAAAGAGTTTGAATTATTATGAAGTTATTGCCCATCATAATTTCAgactttacttctttttttttttttttttttacttatacagtacaaaaaataatcagattATATACTTACAGGCTTCAATAAGAGGGTTGAATCTAAATGTGCTGTTATAAATGAGAAACTGTGGCATTATTGACAACTGTGCAATAATGTGACATGTGATACGACCACTTCTCAATACACTTACAAGCACTGACAGCGTTATTGCCTCTCACATCAGGGAGATAATGTaatgatgatgtgacagtgtgtgtgtgtgtagatgtatgTGCATGGAGACTTTGTCATTTCTTAAGTGGCTCCATAATGTTTGTGGTCAATTAATGGTAATCTAATACAAGGCAAGACACACATGGGCACACATGCATGCCTTAGATGTGCAAACGATCGCTTCCAGGCTGCATATGACTGTAATGTTTATCACACCGATGTATTGAAAGCTTTCCTGTAATGGTGGCTTGAAACTATGAAACCTATACGATTACAGATATGAGACACTATTTGTCTGATCGTAGGAAAAGGATGGAGTAGGATGGATTTCATGGTGAAAGAGGAAACCCTCATGAAAGTGACCATCATGTCATGGGAAGTAGTCtttgtaaacacatttacaccCGATCCGTCCTAGGCCGCTACATTTAGAACATGCCAGCACACAAAGATCCCGAGATCACGTGGACAAAacctcacacataaacacagcacaTGAAGGACAGATTCACAATCGCCCTCAGGTATTTCaagcaggtttttgttgttgttgttgttgccaatGATGGTAGGTTTATCACTTATGATGCAAactgaaatatatatttgtcaaatattttcaaaatgtatttatatgaaAGTTTGTACAACATATCCCAGAGGACTTTGCATAGTTATTATTTCTTGTCAGATCACACACACGTCTCAAAATTTACTTCATGGGTTTGTTTGCCATTCACCATTTTAAAAGGTGGACATCTTCCTCTGACGTCATGCTCATGGTGGGAACGTCAAAGAGTGTTACAATATCATGCTGATACTTTACAGATACGCAAGTTGTATAAACAGGGAATCCCATAAATCTTTATCAATTTGCCGCTTATTGATTGGTCAGCAACAGAATAGACAATTGATAGAAATCAGAGAGTGAAATCTGGAGGGAACTAGAGACGTTTCAAATGTAACAAGACACCACAGAAAACCACGAGTCCTCGCTAAAGACGCAAGCTGAAGAACATTAAAAATAGGAATTGGTTGAATGCTTGTGTTAGATGTTGTGATCAAGTTGTCACTATGCGTTTACAAATGTGGTTTTTTTTGATAGAAGATGAGCTCACATCTAAGTGAAAATAGGTAACGTTGCATTCAATCACACCAGAAACTTAAGCTCCCTCTCATCATTAGCGAGGTATTTACGCTACTCTTCTAGTAGCATGTAACACAAACAGCAGGGGTAACTAAGCAGCCATTTTATGCTAGCTTTGTTCTGACTGTAGCTACTTAGTTATCACATGCATTGTGTTAAGATGACATTTGATCTGACCACTCCACCCAGATTTCACTAAACATTAACTTCTCTGTTGCTGATAATAGCTCAGTTTGACAAGGATTTAGGTTGAGCATTGTAGATGAGATGTCCCTTCAAGTAAATATGAGCGGTCACTTTCAGTACATCCAGTCAGTGTTACTGTGTGAAGAGGTTTCAACATCAAACCAACGCTGTCCAAGTGGGACTGAACCACACATCCGGGAGTGTTGAGCTCTTAAAAACCACTCTCTTCGACCCTGATAAGACCTTTTACAAACCGTTGTACTTAGGCCTCGTACTCCTGTTAGAAACCACTGTCTCTTCAACAGTGACCAGCGTCCCCATCTAACTTGCCGTAATAACGCGCACTCCAAAACCGCCCTGCCTGGTTAAAAGGGCCAACTGCACCACCAGTGTGGATGTAAGTCCTATAGGCTCTAGTTGAAGAAAATGACCTCagaatgtataaatatataactagacccacaaaatgtgaaataatccCATAGAGTCCTTTgcttgtggtctgcataagtgctctgtttcaaatgtgctctccttgtgatgtcacagagggaTTCATGTAAAGAAATTCCTCATGGACTGACTCCAcgcccagcctagaacaaaacatttgcGCAGGttcgccatttttattctcgctacagaggagtgatgtctatcgtgaaaactcaggggggggctcattgcatttaaagagacacacacaccaaaacggagcattctgagagagctggtttatacagggtcacaaacctcctctggtgcttgattcatgttgtatgttgaccacagcacagatgtttcattgagaccacagggggactgtttgaaaatgaagcaaAGGGCTGTATGTCATCTTTAAGTTAAACACATTAATAACAGAGTCAGTTCCGAGTTTTAATTTCTGATCTTattgattttaacattttaattgttattattttaactttatttaattgtattttctaGCCTTTTCACCGCATGTACTTCCTGTTCTCCCGTTTTATTTCTATCTTGCCTCTTTTCTATGCACCATTGCAAATGAGGGTTCtctctcaatgtttttttttttaaatgttttacgaTTCAACTGTTTGCAGTGCAGGCCTCTTGTTTGTGAAGCTCTATGAAGATTACTGACCTACAACTTCAGGATCCTCTAAATCtgtctcaatgtttttttatttttatttgtttaactgGTGCTGGGCAATTTCTGTTTCACTTCAGTTCCTTTTACCATTTTTCATTCTGCCAATGCTTTACAATAAGATGTGTAACCTTCtatttactgttttaaataGCTGCTTTGAAAAGTGTTTAACATCAGTCCTTTATGTGAATCAAAATGCTAATTTAACCGAAGCTGAGCTGctatttcaaattcaaaatgaggAGTGTGATAAAAAGTTCTACAAAGCAGATATCACTTTCAGTGGGTCATTCTTCAGATAACAATAAGCCTCACTTTTGGGTCAGACAACATAACCAATGAGTGTGTTCAATCTGTGGACACCAAACGTAGAGATGTTTCCAAGCAGTCCTGATAATAAAGCCTCTTTCAATGGATGTTGCAGCCGTGGAGTCATTAAAAAAGCCATGagagtatttttcttttattaaaaatgagccatttatttattgaagcctgaaaacatgacatttcaAAACATAAGCCGTTAAGTTCAACTTTTAAATGCTCTGCACACGAGGAACAAAATTGTTTAGCATGTGCTCCTTTCTTCCTTTCCACATTCATTCATCAGATAACTCCTACACTTCTCAGTGctaagaaaaactacaaaaacccTCCCCATGGGTAAAATAATCAAACCCTTCAAGAATTTTGGGCAAAGCATTCCTCCGTTTCACAGATTTTTTCCACGGGAATTAACAAACATCAAATACTAAATGAAGCTTGAACAGTCAATAGCTGTATTTGAACTTATAAAAGACacggagaagaaaacaaatacaactcGTCTGTTGGTGGGTCTGCCAGTCCGTTTGTGTGAATCAACACAGATTGTATGAATGCTTGGTccttggtgtttgtgtgtacatgtgtagcAGTGTGTGTTTAGTCTGACTCTTCCTCTGAGCTGGCAGGTGTGGatgcagcctcctcctcctcatcatcagaTTCCttctaaaaaatgaaaaaacaagagGGTAAAAAGGGTGTTTGAATGTTAACAAAGACACAATTTTCTGTTTCACGAGGCTGTACTTAGATCCTCAgtgttaaaacaacaacagttaagATAAGATTGTCTATTGTCATTTCATTTGATATAAAGTCCTTTGGtcaactctgttgtttttaaatgtgctctataaataaagttggattgcCTCTTCCACTAATACCTATtctgcgcttgcagtcatcctgctttctgtccaaactctccgtgaCATAAACCAGTATAATACGCAAAAACCTAACTTAAATACTAcggcctccacaaggtttgcacctgttgTCAGTCAAGCTAATTTTCTGCAAAACGCCCAtcaaccaaacgtgcaattatttggagtgaacacgcaatttatTACTCTTTAATAGGGATCTTTGTAAATCAGACCCTTAATGTACtaacatgtttctctctctctttctctctctctctcgatgaTCGACGATGTGCCAAAGCAGAGgtatcgtagaaccgggcttatgtgtttattctatcatgctgcagtttccCCCGCAGCGGAGAAAACGAAAACGAAACTcaagtccgcaaaaacaactccatccaggttatatgcaactgttgtgatatttttccaaaccgacacggcatgagcaacagttaacttatctgcatagtttgcacagttacTTTTAcatcaatctggtgtagaaaccagcACAGATATGGGTGTAGAAATCATTGCAGTACAGggtccacgtgggacctatgaaaTGTGCGTATTTGGCTGATCTCAGCGTACGCATGACTGGGTGTTGATgagtgtggcggctggaaacgatGGTCATTTAAATACCTCACCCCTATTTATTCACGGCTCAGCTGTCCTCAcccccagagtttacggcatggagACATGAGTGACACCATAAGAGataaaagtaaagaggaataacacTGTGTTGTCTGGCagcctgaaatgtaggattaaagTGCGTCAGAAGAAATATGCCTGCATGAAATCTCAACAGCGATGGTGTGGATAACCGAACcaataattaatttaaacatctgtgatatgtaacgtacataatCTAGGCTATAATGTAATCAAATTTTTATAATTTCTTATAATTTTTTGACCAAACGCTGTGTAATGTtcacttctcatccgattagctttctttccaaacataaaaaTTTAACAcaagaaggtcctgactccgtcttacagccccgggatttctttatttgttattatgTCACATGAAGTCTGTCCTATGTGTGCATGTGGCACGtcagtgtatttattatttaaaaatctccggacataccgattagttgtgatctaatgttgatgttctgtattcttaaatatttaatatttcagaggttaaaagttgtatttagtatcCTCTGGAAGTTATtctgtcattttaaattaactgtttttagtttttctgttttaatttgtctcagtattttctgcagcgatATTCCTGTGCGCTGAACGTTTAGCACGTAATTACCaaaagcagcctctctaatctttaatctgTAAAGTAAATTGATCGTTTGAGGTGGagcgtaatataaaataaattttAGATGCCATgtcttatctaacagtaaatctgtgaacctctatccTTCTTAACAAGCACTTTTATAGAATGATTTAATTATTCTCCAACACAGACAGATTCGCTGCAATGCaagtgagggccattgtgtgcagcaggcaggtgagagtgagtaaccatggtgactgtctgtctgtcaatcaaccacaatcattctgtattatgtttgattatatataaaccaaactgaagttagtccaatgatgtcataaaaaaacaaagcctatGAACACTGGCTGCAGGTacatgaagctacagctgtaggAATTCTGCAgagctaaaatagaacagaaacacaagaacttgaagtcttcatgtttttaaatgaatgcatgtcTGCGTAAAAACgttcctgatgaacacaaaaagaggatACTATCAACTTCAGCTCAGATAAAACTGTTTCACAAGTCCTCTCTTGGAGTGCCTTGGTAAGCAAAGAGCATGCAGCAGAGCCACAATGCTGCAAATTCCATTTAGGACGGCGACCTTTGTTGCACATCAtattctcctctctcccctccattTCCTGTCTGCCTCTTGACTGCTCAAATGTACAATTAAGGCAATTTAGACATCCAGATGCATTTAGATATAACACAGTTTGGTATAAAAACCCTGGACCATGAGCAgcttttaatctgtttgttttaaatcacacaaaTACGTTTGGTTCTTTTTCTAGCAAAAATTGACAGTTGATTATTCTAGAGAGAATAAATTAGAACTGCCAACACAGCTGCAtcacactctgtgtgtgtttggtctaATTGTCCAGTACCAGAGGACTACTCCATGTTAACCATATCACTAAGAGTGGTTATACTTTAATGCATATATGATGCTATTAAATTGATACACATCTATCAAAGTGGCTGACTGAAGCGAGTGATGTCTGAATGTTGTGGTGCAACAAAGGACAAGTACATGAGGATCAATCTCATAATAGTTCTTTGTGCAGGAACCATTATCTGTCTGATATCATTACTGGCTTTACCTTCTTCCTCTTGGACTTGCTCTTGCGGTCAGAGTCTGATGAACTCTCGCTGGTCTCGATAAACTCTTTACTCTTGAAGCTGTCgttgcctcctcctcctcctccgcctcctcctcctcctcctccccgctCCTTGTCCTTGTCCTTATCTCCCCCAGAagatttcctcttcttctcctccttcttcttgcctCCAGACTTTCTACTCTCCCTAAAgggtgagaagaagaaaaaaaggtttttgactTGTTGTGACAAGAATCCAAACATCAGTTTCAGTTTTTGACATCTTACTTCTTTGAAGAGGGGGTTGCTCCactgccgccgccgccgctctCTAAATACTCTTTCTTTGCTTTGTCGTACTGCCTCTTGGCCTCTCCAGCCTTGCCTTCCCACTCCTAAAGAGAGAACACGGATGATTAAACAAAGCATCATGGATAAAGACACATTCTTCACACTACTTTAGATGAAGCTTAAGCTCATTTCTTGTTCATGTTCATGGCTCATGTTTAACATCTTTCAAAAGAGATGGGGGTTGGAGAAAAAAACtcaatcaaaaaacaaatgcattttccagtcttttttctgactttaaaagtttaaattccAGGTACTCAATGTTTCCAACAATGACCAAAATACTCCAGATATATTCTTAAAATGTGAACACAGGAAAAAAGAACAAGCGCACAGGTCTGACAGTAACAGCTCGTTTATAGGATTCAATCTTTTAATGAATGCAGACACGTTCATTTTGGGAGCATGCCATAGAAAAATTATACGAATAAAGCTTTGCATACAACTTAAGATAACTGGACTTATTTAAGAAATATCATAATTAATCAAGGTGACCAAAACGGAAAGCTCTTAAAATTTTCTGAAGTAgagtttgaatttgaaatgttAACTTCAGTCTTAATGCATCTTCAAtagatttacattttcacattatgATTATGTGAACAGCACTGACTCTTGCTGCTTTTAAATCATTAGTCATTAAACACAAAGTTCCCAATATGTCAGAGTCTCAGTCTCATAGAAAACCTAAATGTAAAATGCAAACTTTCAAAGTGAAATATCTAGTGTTGTGAGAGCAAAGGTCAATAACTAAAGTAAATTCATTAATAAAGACATATTTAATATCTCACCTCCTTATCTTCTTTGCCAATTTGTCTCCACATTTCTCCGGCCTTCTTG
This is a stretch of genomic DNA from Labrus bergylta chromosome 9, fLabBer1.1, whole genome shotgun sequence. It encodes these proteins:
- the p2rx3a gene encoding P2X purinoceptor 3a, with protein sequence MVWGFITDFFTYETTKSVVVKSWTVGIINRVVQLLIVTYFVGWVFIHEKAYQVTDTGIESSVMTKVKGFGYQNNHVMDVADYVLPPQGAGVFCIITKIIITENQFQGRCSETGKKFSCKTNEDCNKHLGSILSNGIITGDCLKSSNNSQGMCEIEGWCPAENDSVSVTPMLDVNNFTIFIKNSIRFPLFNVTRGNFPSTMKSDDIKKCTYHPQKNPFCPIFRVGDVLNYTGQEITNLTDQGGEIGINIEWKCNLDLNIEYCEPKYSFTRLDEPFSKNAVSKGYNFRFAKYFKTQDGTEFRTLHKAYAIRFDVMVTGNAGKFATVPTLINLVAAFTSIGLGAVLCDLILLNFLKGAKQYKAKKFEEVSDAQIEAELAQSPGSPLSLKGGIKSSYDSGAISLAASDQQL